In Cryptococcus neoformans var. neoformans B-3501A chromosome 11, whole genome shotgun sequence, the genomic window CACGCTCAGACAAATGCtctccttcaacttttGCTCCAAGCAGACTCTGTAGAGTCCAATGGCGACAAAGAGGTGCGAAacaggaggaaagaggtggttaagaaggtggaggaagaaattgCAACGTTAGAACGACAGAAAGATGACATGTGGATTGAGGTTCAGGgcaggagagagagaggcgAAGAAAGTGAGCCAGCTGCCGATGAAGAGAGGTCTTGGAGCGATGGCGTTTCAGTAGCTACCGAGCAATGATCTCTAGAATAGGAATCGAATAGGGCGTTATTGGTGCAATTATCACGAGGGAAGCATTTACATGTATAAGTATATTGGGTGTTCTAGTACTATATGATCATTGATATCATAAAATATTATTTTCATCAATCATGATCCAACGCTAAGGTAGACCTTGCCAAACCACTGACCACGATAATGGTGTGAGCTTTCATGTCAGATAAGAAGAGCCTTCCTACACGCCAGGATGCCACGAAAATCAACATGTCTAACCAATTGCCCCATCTACGCTTTTACGCTACGCTGTCAACTATTCTCTCATTATTACTACTACTGGTTATTTAGTTCTTTTCACTGCAGCTTCTTTGCCACCAGCATGCAATAATTTTCTGAGTCCTCACCTTGACGGACTTCCTGTAGTCTGTAGTAATAGTAATTCTCTTACAGCACTGCTAATTAGCGCGTAGAAGGGAGCCGATGGCTTGAGGGCTACTGCTTGGTTTATGGAAGCATTTGTTCTTCGGCCTTTCGTTGTCCTTTGACGTCTTCTGTCCTTCTGTCGCCTTGGCCATTCGCAGTTTAATGTTATCTGTCACCAGTTAGTCATCTTTCATTTCCATGGTTAGCTACCTTCCCCCCTCCGGCATAGTTATGCCATTTGATTATCTAATTATCGGCGTCtaattatttatttatttttttggCGAACGGGGGCGGCTTCTGCCGTCAACCGCCGAATTTCCTTTTTTGGCACCGATATCCCATATCATTACCCAATCGTTCCCTTCGCTTtgctcatcttccctcaTTCCTGCCGCTTATAACTCATGCATTCCtcatccatttccttctcctctcttctagAAAAGCCCAGCAAGTCAGTACCACGGGAAGCATTAGCTAATCCGCTATAACCCCTACCAAGCAATCTGCCGACGGGAAAGATATAAAAGCCGTCCTATCTTCAGCATCTCCTCACgatccatctctttttcaaccGACTTGATTCATCAAGCAACAACGGCTTTACTGTTCAAGAACTATATGTTAAGGACCACACTTACACGTTTCAACACTTCATCAAGTCTAACCACACTCAAAGCAAACATGTCCACCACTGCTGCTATCAATACCGCCACCGGCACTTCTCGAAGTATTACCAAGACTGTTTACGCTCACGAGGTCTCTGAAGGTGCCGGTGCCACTGTCAGGAGGTCTATCGGTACTAGGGAGCTTCGGAATCTTACTCCTTTCTTGATGTGAGTCACTTTCAGCTGTTGAGGTGCAAGACTTGGAATTTGGGACATCGACACCAAGGAATGGAGACCTTACCCAAACTCACTTGAGGGTATGCCCGGACAAGTGATCGAGATTCCGATAGGAGTCAACTATCCAGATCCGAGAAAGACTAGCCCCTTAATGACTCATTCGTAAACTTGACCCGATATTTGTATACTGACTTCCTCTCACAGGCTCGATCATTTTAAAGTCCTTCCCGGTGCTGGTTTCCCCGATCACCCTCACCGCGGTATGCAAACTGTCACTTACTTGTTCCGAGGTATCTTCAAGCACGAGGACTTCCTTGGATACTCTGGAACGTAAGTTTTTTTCTGTTTGAAGCTATTTCTTTGTAATATTACCTGCTGACACGATCGCTTTAGTTTAACACCCGGAGATGTTCAGTGGATGACAGCCGGTAAGGGTATCGCCCACGCCGAGATGCCTATATTTGACCCGGACCCAACTAAGGCTGAGCCTGTTGAGGGTATGCAACTTTGGATTGACCTTCCccagaaggagaagtacATTGAACCAGAATACCAGGACCGAAAGGCTGAAGAGTAAGTCTGAATGATTAAATTTTATAGTAGTGGTTTTGCTGATATATGCGTAGTATTCCTGTTATCCACCCTAAAGATGGAGTAGAAATCACTGTTCTTTCTGGTGACTCTCACGGTACCAACGGCTCTGTTACTCCGGTCGGCGGTGCTTGGTACTTGGGTTTCAAACTTCAGAAGCCCGGGGCGAGCGTGTATCAGCCTCTTCCTGAAGGTTACAATGCCTTCATCTATAGTAAGCCTTTTTAATCTCATCGTACTGACCTACTACTGACAAATACTAAAACAGTCGTGAAGGGAAAGCTGCAAATCGGCGACGACACCAAGACTCATGACAAGTTCAACTTGCttgttctttcttccaagCCTGGAGAGTCTGGCGTGACCCTTACCAGGCCAGAAGACGACACTGATGCTGAAGAAGCACATTTTGTTGTCATTGCCGGAAAGCCTCTCGACCAGCCTATTGTTCAGGTGAGTCAGTTTCTCATGTGtaagatgatgatgtgtTGACAGC contains:
- a CDS encoding hypothetical protein (HMMPfam hit to Pirin, Pirin, score: 167.2, E(): 3.3e-47; HMMPfam hit to Pirin_C, Pirin C-terminal region, score: 89.5, E(): 8.2e-24), giving the protein MLRTTLTRFNTSSSLTTLKANMSTTAAINTATGTSRSITKTVYAHEVSEGAGATVRRSIGTRELRNLTPFLMLDHFKVLPGAGFPDHPHRGMQTVTYLFRGIFKHEDFLGYSGTLTPGDVQWMTAGKGIAHAEMPIFDPDPTKAEPVEGMQLWIDLPQKEKYIEPEYQDRKAEDIPVIHPKDGVEITVLSGDSHGTNGSVTPVGGAWYLGFKLQKPGASVYQPLPEGYNAFIYIVKGKLQIGDDTKTHDKFNLLVLSSKPGESGVTLTRPEDDTDAEEAHFVVIAGKPLDQPIVQYGPFVTCSQRQAMEAIMDYQTGKNGFERAVGWKSKIAKDFRG